CAACCGCGATCCATGTAGTTTTAGCAGCTTGTTTTTTCAAAGGCGAGAAAGTCACGAGCGAATTTATAGCAGGTAGTATAAACACAAATCCTGTCATAGTTAGGCGTCTGCTTGGCACTCTAAAGGCTGCAGGACTCGTGAATGTCGTAGCTGGAGTTGGTGGTGTGAGTCTTGCGAAAGAGCCAAAAGATATAACCCTCCTTCAAATTTTTAACGCAGTAAACGATAAAGAAAAACTTTTCAAGATCCACTCTGACTCACC
The DNA window shown above is from Campylobacter concisus ATCC 51562 and carries:
- a CDS encoding Rrf2 family transcriptional regulator, with translation MQVGIKFSTAIHVVLAACFFKGEKVTSEFIAGSINTNPVIVRRLLGTLKAAGLVNVVAGVGGVSLAKEPKDITLLQIFNAVNDKEKLFKIHSDSP